From Pusillibacter faecalis, one genomic window encodes:
- a CDS encoding efflux RND transporter permease subunit yields the protein MDKQTEKPSFFTRLATMIVDKRNLIFFLYFCAAIFSLFSRGWVAVCNDITEYLPATTETRQGLTIMEEELTTFATARVMVSHVTPDIARSLAERMESIEGVSSAVLGGSAGANTTADDDAEETPEDIAAYFKGADALISVTFDGEEDDDISLSALNGIKELLEPYDFYIDSPVGADQADTLGQEMGVILAIAAVVILLVLLFTSRSYAEIPVLVITFASAALLNLGTNFLFGEISFVSNSVTVILQLALAIDYAIILLHRFLEEREHAGDREACITALSAAIPAISASSLTTISGLAAMMFMEFRIGFDMGMVLIKAICLSMLSVFTLMPGLLMIFCKAMERTRHKNFVPSIDRWGAWAVKLRFIGVPVFTLCLVGGFLLSNRCPYVYGYSQIETARQNEAQIAQQRINETFGPQNVMALLVPKGDYDSEKALLERLETYEQVDSAMGLANIEAMDGYTLTDALTPRQFSELIDMDYELACLLYSAYAADQEEYGRIVGGVDDYTIPLMDIFLFIHDCKEEGYVSLDEGLNQDIDDLYEQLMDARVQMMGEHYSRMVISLNLPEEGEETFDFLKTVHAEAERYYEPDSVYLVGDSTSDYDLSVSFARDNVMISVLSVVFVIIVLLFTFMSVGLPILLILVIQGSIWVNFAFPGITGKPIFFMSYLIVTAIQMGANIDYAIVISSWFNELKGSMSKEQAMIRALSLAFPTVLTSGSILSVAAFLIAKITTEASIVGIGECLCRGTLISMFLVMFILPQMLYLGDRIVERTRFNLKFPEHERSSLLSGGTVYVSGRVRGRVSGIVDATMHGVIHGEVSAMVETGDEEHSKEEEHETHT from the coding sequence GTGGATAAACAGACAGAAAAACCCTCCTTTTTCACCCGCTTGGCTACCATGATTGTAGACAAGCGGAACCTGATCTTTTTCCTCTATTTCTGCGCTGCGATTTTTTCGCTTTTTTCCAGAGGGTGGGTAGCCGTCTGCAATGATATTACAGAGTATCTGCCGGCTACCACAGAAACCCGGCAGGGCCTGACCATTATGGAAGAGGAACTGACCACCTTTGCAACCGCCCGAGTTATGGTGTCCCATGTGACGCCGGACATTGCCAGATCTCTGGCGGAGCGTATGGAGAGCATTGAGGGCGTCTCCTCTGCTGTACTGGGGGGAAGTGCTGGTGCAAACACAACGGCCGACGATGACGCGGAGGAGACGCCGGAGGATATCGCCGCGTATTTTAAAGGAGCGGACGCACTGATCTCCGTGACCTTTGACGGTGAGGAGGATGACGACATCAGCCTTTCCGCCCTGAACGGCATCAAGGAATTGCTGGAACCCTACGACTTTTATATAGACTCGCCGGTGGGAGCAGATCAGGCCGATACCCTGGGACAGGAAATGGGAGTGATCCTGGCGATTGCGGCGGTAGTGATTCTGCTGGTGCTGCTGTTTACCTCCCGGTCCTATGCCGAAATTCCGGTGTTGGTGATTACCTTTGCGTCGGCGGCGCTGTTGAACCTGGGGACGAATTTCCTCTTTGGAGAGATCTCCTTTGTCTCCAACTCCGTCACAGTGATTTTGCAGCTGGCTCTGGCGATTGACTACGCCATCATTTTACTGCACCGCTTTCTGGAGGAACGGGAGCACGCCGGAGATCGAGAGGCATGCATTACCGCTCTGAGCGCCGCGATTCCCGCGATCTCCGCTAGCAGCCTGACGACCATTTCCGGTTTGGCTGCCATGATGTTTATGGAGTTTCGCATTGGCTTTGATATGGGTATGGTGCTGATCAAGGCCATCTGCCTGAGCATGCTGTCTGTATTTACTCTGATGCCGGGCCTTTTGATGATTTTTTGCAAGGCGATGGAGCGGACCCGGCACAAAAATTTTGTTCCCAGCATCGACCGCTGGGGGGCCTGGGCTGTGAAGCTGCGCTTCATCGGGGTGCCGGTTTTCACATTGTGTCTGGTGGGCGGCTTTCTGCTCTCCAACCGGTGTCCTTACGTCTACGGCTACAGCCAGATTGAAACGGCCCGTCAGAACGAGGCTCAGATCGCCCAGCAGCGGATTAACGAGACCTTTGGCCCCCAAAATGTGATGGCTCTGCTGGTTCCCAAGGGGGACTATGACAGTGAAAAGGCACTGCTGGAGCGGCTGGAGACCTACGAGCAGGTGGACTCTGCCATGGGGCTTGCCAATATTGAGGCGATGGACGGCTATACCCTGACCGACGCGCTGACGCCCAGACAATTTTCCGAGCTGATTGATATGGACTATGAACTTGCCTGCCTTTTGTACTCTGCTTATGCTGCCGATCAGGAGGAGTACGGGCGGATTGTGGGGGGCGTGGACGACTACACCATTCCACTGATGGACATTTTCCTGTTCATCCACGACTGTAAGGAGGAAGGCTATGTCTCTTTGGACGAGGGTCTGAACCAGGACATTGACGATCTCTATGAACAGTTGATGGACGCCCGGGTTCAGATGATGGGAGAGCATTACTCCCGCATGGTCATCAGCCTGAATCTGCCGGAGGAGGGGGAGGAGACTTTCGACTTTCTCAAAACTGTGCATGCGGAGGCGGAGCGATACTATGAGCCGGACAGTGTCTATCTGGTGGGAGACTCCACCAGTGATTATGATCTGTCGGTTTCCTTTGCCAGGGATAATGTCATGATCAGTGTACTGTCGGTGGTGTTTGTCATCATCGTGCTGCTGTTCACCTTTATGTCCGTAGGGCTTCCGATTCTGCTGATTCTGGTGATTCAGGGCAGTATCTGGGTGAACTTTGCCTTCCCGGGCATCACGGGAAAGCCCATTTTCTTCATGAGCTATCTCATTGTCACCGCCATTCAGATGGGCGCCAATATTGATTACGCCATCGTCATCTCCTCCTGGTTCAATGAGCTCAAGGGCTCCATGTCCAAGGAGCAGGCCATGATCCGCGCGCTGAGCCTTGCCTTTCCAACCGTCCTCACCTCCGGCTCTATCCTGTCCGTAGCGGCGTTCCTCATTGCAAAAATCACCACGGAGGCTAGCATCGTCGGGATTGGAGAGTGTCTGTGCCGAGGAACCTTGATCTCCATGTTCCTGGTGATGTTCATCCTGCCGCAGATGCTCTATTTGGGAGACCGCATTGTGGAGCGCACCCGCTTCAATCTCAAATTCCCGGAGCATGAGCGCTCAAGTCTGCTCAGCGGCGGCACGGTCTATGTCAGCGGCCGGGTGCGGGGACGGGTCAGCGGTATTGTGGACGCCACGATGCATGGTGTCATCCACGGAGAGGTCTCTGCAATGGTGGAGACGGGAGACGAGGAACATTCCAAGGAGGAAGAGCATGAAACGCATACATAG
- a CDS encoding tripartite tricarboxylate transporter TctB family protein, which produces MTYIVEVVGIIAGIVYMIMGITKYGVWEGISISGGFMPLVCGGFLTLFCVLMLISKIKKGEKADSIDKKALIPVGAMIAILLCNYLVGLLGACIVVGFLWLKFVEKFSWAKSLLVSVVMFAAVYGIFRLWLNVPFPTGLLGELL; this is translated from the coding sequence ATGACATATATCGTTGAAGTGGTTGGCATCATTGCCGGTATCGTCTATATGATCATGGGGATTACGAAATACGGCGTGTGGGAAGGTATTTCTATTAGCGGCGGATTTATGCCCCTGGTCTGCGGCGGCTTTCTAACACTCTTTTGTGTTTTAATGTTGATATCGAAAATTAAAAAAGGAGAGAAAGCGGATTCGATTGATAAAAAAGCCCTGATCCCGGTGGGCGCGATGATTGCAATCCTACTGTGCAACTACCTTGTGGGGTTGCTTGGAGCATGTATTGTGGTCGGTTTTTTATGGCTGAAGTTTGTTGAGAAATTCTCTTGGGCAAAGTCTCTTTTGGTGTCAGTGGTGATGTTTGCCGCTGTATACGGAATTTTCCGTTTGTGGCTGAATGTCCCCTTTCCAACAGGCTTGCTGGGCGAACTGCTGTAA
- a CDS encoding TetR/AcrR family transcriptional regulator yields the protein MKHKSYESSYATKQVICASLKKLMAQKPLEKITISEIMDDCGMVRQHFYYHFEDIYDLVRWMFQEEAVSLLKRQEGALLWQEGLLQLFQYLQENRAVCLCALNSLSRPHLKRLFFSDIHAIIRRSVTQITDFLGCSDDTEPEMFTHFYVIALAGLVESWLLGEIDKTPGQLIQFTDTLIQNQIRGAAVQLQEQASDTP from the coding sequence ATGAAACACAAATCCTATGAATCCTCCTATGCCACCAAGCAGGTCATCTGCGCTTCCCTGAAAAAGCTGATGGCCCAAAAGCCTTTAGAAAAAATTACTATCAGCGAAATTATGGATGACTGCGGCATGGTACGCCAGCATTTTTATTATCACTTTGAAGATATTTATGACCTGGTACGCTGGATGTTTCAGGAAGAGGCCGTCTCCCTGCTGAAACGTCAAGAGGGAGCGCTGCTGTGGCAGGAGGGACTGCTGCAGCTCTTCCAGTATCTGCAGGAAAACCGTGCGGTCTGTCTGTGCGCTCTCAATTCCCTCAGCCGTCCTCACCTGAAGCGGCTCTTCTTTTCGGACATCCACGCCATCATCCGCCGCAGCGTGACGCAGATCACCGACTTCCTGGGGTGTTCCGATGACACAGAGCCGGAAATGTTCACCCACTTTTATGTCATTGCACTGGCTGGTCTTGTGGAGAGCTGGCTGCTGGGTGAGATTGATAAAACCCCGGGGCAGTTGATTCAATTTACTGACACTCTGATCCAAAACCAAATTCGCGGGGCTGCGGTGCAGCTCCAGGAGCAGGCATCGGATACCCCGTAG
- a CDS encoding Bug family tripartite tricarboxylate transporter substrate binding protein → MKKFFAWILAIAMTLSLAACGGNNSDQDDSSQQGDTEAKAFELSGDVEFVCPFSAGGGSDLYARTAANIIGELGVLGGHTITINNKTGGGGAVGDAYTVTKKPDGTTITTYVSAQITSPMITGSGITYEELTPICNLAMDEYTIGVLSTAEYQTVDEFIEYAKANPGKITVGGSGSGTEDEVCTGLIELYCGVDLEYIAYDSSAEVMTAMLGGHINAGIYNPNEAISQYEAGECTLLAAFGPERISVLPDVPTFTELGYEDVQFQQFRGIFGPGGMSQEAIDYWCDIFSQVIEHEDWTEGYLATNGLTSKFIVGADFSTFIDNEAAKYEAVLDALGLLAA, encoded by the coding sequence ATGAAAAAGTTTTTTGCGTGGATTTTGGCGATTGCTATGACACTATCTTTGGCAGCATGTGGCGGTAACAACTCTGACCAGGATGATTCCTCTCAGCAGGGCGATACGGAAGCCAAGGCTTTTGAACTTTCAGGTGATGTGGAATTTGTTTGCCCCTTTAGCGCGGGCGGCGGCTCCGACTTGTATGCCCGTACCGCTGCTAACATCATCGGAGAATTAGGAGTGCTTGGCGGCCATACCATCACAATCAACAACAAAACGGGCGGCGGTGGCGCCGTGGGTGATGCCTATACTGTTACAAAAAAGCCTGACGGCACCACTATTACCACGTATGTCTCCGCACAGATCACGAGTCCTATGATTACTGGAAGCGGCATTACATATGAGGAACTGACCCCGATCTGCAATCTCGCCATGGATGAATATACCATCGGGGTTCTATCCACTGCTGAGTATCAAACTGTGGACGAGTTTATTGAATACGCAAAGGCCAACCCCGGCAAAATCACAGTGGGCGGTTCTGGCTCCGGTACTGAGGACGAGGTCTGTACGGGCCTGATTGAGCTGTACTGTGGTGTGGATTTGGAATATATTGCGTATGACTCCTCTGCGGAAGTTATGACCGCCATGCTGGGCGGACATATCAACGCTGGCATCTATAATCCGAATGAGGCCATCAGCCAATATGAGGCCGGCGAGTGCACGTTGCTGGCGGCCTTTGGCCCGGAGCGCATTTCTGTTCTGCCTGATGTTCCCACTTTCACGGAGCTTGGCTATGAAGATGTGCAGTTCCAGCAGTTCCGGGGCATTTTTGGGCCCGGTGGGATGAGCCAGGAAGCGATTGATTATTGGTGTGACATTTTCAGTCAGGTTATTGAGCATGAGGATTGGACAGAGGGCTATCTGGCCACCAATGGTTTGACAAGCAAATTTATTGTCGGCGCAGATTTCTCCACTTTTATTGATAATGAGGCCGCAAAGTATGAGGCGGTTTTGGATGCGCTGGGGCTTTTGGCTGCCTGA
- a CDS encoding enoyl-CoA hydratase-related protein: MKNLTIDIQGQIALVQINRPKALNALNSETLDELYACLKEMELRRDIRILILTGAGTKAFVAGADISEMHQATAVEGLAMARLADRTFSLLENMPQVSIAAVNGYALGGGCEIAMACDIRVAAETAKFGQPECGLGIIPGFGGTQRLSRLVGKGRAKELIFTCDMIDAQEAYRIGLVNQIVPAEELMDACYAMGQKILKKGGYAVSLAKRVINAGMDMDLASGLELEATSFGLAFSTHDKYEGMGAFLEKRPAQLTDF; the protein is encoded by the coding sequence ATGAAAAATCTTACGATCGACATACAAGGCCAGATTGCGCTTGTGCAGATCAATCGGCCAAAGGCGCTGAATGCACTCAATTCCGAGACACTGGATGAGCTCTATGCGTGTTTGAAAGAAATGGAATTGCGCAGGGATATCCGGATTTTAATTCTGACCGGTGCTGGCACCAAGGCTTTTGTAGCTGGAGCGGATATTTCGGAAATGCACCAAGCGACCGCAGTGGAGGGATTGGCCATGGCCCGCTTGGCTGATCGGACCTTTTCTCTGCTGGAGAATATGCCTCAGGTCAGCATTGCCGCTGTCAATGGCTATGCCCTGGGGGGAGGCTGTGAGATTGCCATGGCCTGTGACATCCGGGTTGCGGCGGAAACCGCAAAATTTGGACAGCCAGAGTGCGGGCTTGGCATTATTCCGGGCTTTGGGGGAACACAGCGGCTGTCCAGACTGGTGGGCAAAGGACGGGCGAAGGAGTTGATTTTTACCTGCGATATGATTGACGCACAGGAGGCGTATCGGATTGGGCTGGTGAACCAAATTGTACCTGCAGAGGAATTAATGGATGCATGTTATGCCATGGGACAAAAAATTCTAAAAAAAGGCGGCTATGCTGTCTCACTTGCAAAGCGTGTGATCAACGCCGGTATGGATATGGACCTGGCCAGTGGACTTGAATTGGAGGCGACCTCCTTTGGGCTGGCATTCTCTACGCATGACAAATATGAAGGCATGGGAGCATTTCTGGAGAAACGCCCTGCCCAGTTGACAGATTTTTAA
- a CDS encoding indolepyruvate ferredoxin oxidoreductase subunit alpha, translated as MRINKDLCVNCGMCMNRCPVSAIKKTDKVVDIDFDECVECGVCLRSNVCPKKAIYQQPLEYPRSVRSLMSDVLTIAPESGISGRGTEEMKTNEVTGRFPDGTVGIAVELGRPCYGARLYDAEKIAMAVAAEGVEFEACNPVTTMMSDPKTGKFKEELLNEKVLSAIVEMTVPYEKAESVLKTIYKTAETLDCFLSLDICSKVDQDGNLPHMEIVKKMGVWCSLNGKTNVGLGRPLYQEK; from the coding sequence ATGCGTATCAATAAAGACCTGTGCGTCAACTGCGGTATGTGCATGAACCGCTGCCCGGTGTCTGCGATCAAGAAAACAGATAAGGTCGTGGATATTGATTTTGACGAATGCGTGGAGTGTGGTGTCTGTCTGCGCTCCAACGTGTGTCCGAAGAAGGCGATTTATCAGCAGCCTTTGGAATATCCCAGAAGTGTCCGGAGCCTGATGAGTGATGTGCTAACGATTGCGCCGGAGTCAGGTATTTCGGGCCGCGGCACAGAGGAGATGAAGACCAATGAGGTAACTGGACGGTTCCCAGATGGCACTGTGGGTATCGCGGTGGAGCTGGGACGCCCCTGCTACGGAGCGCGGCTGTATGACGCGGAGAAAATCGCCATGGCTGTTGCCGCTGAGGGAGTGGAATTTGAGGCTTGCAACCCCGTCACTACCATGATGAGCGACCCCAAGACGGGTAAATTTAAAGAGGAACTGCTGAATGAGAAGGTTCTGAGTGCGATTGTGGAAATGACGGTTCCCTATGAAAAAGCGGAGTCGGTGCTGAAAACCATCTATAAAACTGCCGAAACACTGGATTGCTTCCTGAGTCTGGACATCTGTTCCAAGGTCGATCAAGACGGCAATCTGCCTCACATGGAGATTGTCAAGAAAATGGGAGTCTGGTGCTCGCTCAACGGAAAAACCAATGTGGGCCTGGGGCGTCCCCTGTATCAGGAAAAGTAA
- the nifJ gene encoding pyruvate:ferredoxin (flavodoxin) oxidoreductase: MKQKAIRVTMDGNTAAAYASYAFTEVATIYPITPSSTMAELMDEWSAQGRKNLFGQTVDVREMQHEGGAAGAIHGALQGGALASTYTASQGLMLMLPNMYKIAGELLPGVFHVSARALASNALSIYGDHQDVMSCRNTGFTMLAGSSVQQAYHLACAAHLSAISSRVPVLHFFDGFRTSHEYQKIELLDETDLADLIDQEALQEFRANALNSDHPKSRGSAESPDVFFQVRESVNKFYEAVPGIVEGYLERINTLAGTDYKLFNYYGAGDAENIIIAMGSACGVIRETIDYWNAHGKKLGMVEVHLFRPFAPEKLLSVIPPSVRRIAVLDRTKEPGAMGEPLYLDIRNVYAGQKDAPLIVGGRYGLGSKDFTPMDVMAVYANLETDQPKNGFTVSITDDVTHRSLPEFSPVFDSTPSKNFSCKFWGLGSDGTVGANKSAVKIIGDHTDSYVQAYFAYDAKKSGGVTISHLRFGPEKIQGSYQIKAANFIACHNQAYVHQYNLIADLKKGGSFLLNTIWSDEELEKNLPASLKRQIWEKKAAFYTLDAFSIAKDLGLGGRINMVMQAGFFALCPIFPLEEAIAYLKAEVNKTYGAKGQDVVDMNCAAIDQGARRIHRVDVPDTWARAEDAEEDSRGAAPEFFRKVLFKMGRQEGNELPVSAFEGHEDGSWEQSYTRWEKRGIAIEVPWWDAEKCIQCNRCAAVCSHAVIRPTLLSGEEAAAAPQAYPIKRANGFQNLQYHLSISGMDCTGCGVCVKTCPVQALEMRPFEPMREELNQAWNYTLEHVTEKEISAAQKATVKGSQFLKPYVEFSGACAGCGETPYIKLITQLYGDHMRIANSAGCTHIWGGSPEIPFCTNEKGQGVAWASGLFEDTAEYGYGMMLGTSAVRKWLKSQVEYMAQRVEDEELRCASAECLARFDDSHGTRQRADRLIAAMERLGTEQEPIRTVYQRRDYLFKPSQWIVGGDGWAYDIGYGGLDHVIASGENVNIICLDTEVYSNTGGQSSKATPTAAVAQFAASGKKTKKKDLGVMCMSYGYVYVAQVALGYDPQQTLLAIREAEAYDGPSVIIAYAPCINHGIKGGMSNAQLRAKQAVECGYWHCYRYHPELGTQGRNPFILDSKVPTASFRDFLMGEVRYSSLYRKFPETADALFAKAQRDAEERTAYYCKLAGK; this comes from the coding sequence ATGAAACAAAAAGCAATCCGTGTAACCATGGATGGCAACACCGCTGCAGCGTATGCATCTTATGCGTTTACTGAAGTAGCTACCATTTACCCCATCACGCCATCTTCTACCATGGCTGAGTTGATGGATGAATGGAGCGCGCAGGGACGGAAGAACCTGTTTGGGCAGACTGTGGACGTCCGGGAGATGCAGCATGAGGGCGGTGCTGCCGGAGCCATCCACGGCGCGCTTCAGGGCGGTGCGCTGGCCAGCACCTATACGGCCAGCCAGGGACTGATGCTGATGCTGCCGAATATGTATAAAATTGCGGGTGAACTGCTGCCCGGCGTTTTCCATGTCAGCGCCAGGGCACTGGCATCCAACGCCTTATCCATTTATGGCGATCACCAGGATGTGATGAGCTGCCGCAATACCGGTTTCACCATGCTGGCTGGCAGTTCTGTGCAGCAGGCATATCACCTGGCCTGCGCCGCGCACCTCAGCGCGATCTCCAGCCGTGTGCCGGTACTGCACTTTTTTGACGGTTTTCGCACAAGCCATGAGTATCAAAAAATTGAGCTCCTGGATGAGACAGATCTCGCAGATCTGATTGACCAGGAGGCACTGCAAGAGTTTCGCGCAAACGCCCTGAACTCAGACCACCCCAAGTCCCGCGGCTCTGCGGAGAGTCCCGACGTCTTTTTCCAGGTCCGGGAGTCTGTCAACAAATTCTATGAGGCTGTTCCCGGCATCGTGGAGGGGTATCTGGAGCGGATCAACACCCTGGCCGGGACAGATTACAAGCTCTTCAACTATTATGGCGCCGGAGATGCGGAGAACATCATCATTGCTATGGGGTCTGCCTGCGGCGTCATCCGCGAGACGATTGACTACTGGAACGCACATGGCAAAAAGCTTGGCATGGTGGAGGTCCACCTGTTCCGCCCCTTTGCCCCGGAAAAACTCCTGAGCGTCATTCCGCCGTCTGTCCGCCGCATTGCGGTTCTGGACCGCACGAAGGAACCCGGAGCGATGGGAGAGCCGCTCTACTTGGATATCCGAAATGTCTATGCAGGCCAAAAGGACGCGCCGTTGATTGTGGGCGGGAGGTACGGCCTTGGATCTAAGGACTTTACGCCCATGGACGTGATGGCAGTCTATGCAAATCTGGAGACAGATCAGCCCAAGAATGGTTTCACCGTTTCTATTACCGATGACGTGACCCACCGCTCTCTCCCGGAGTTTTCTCCTGTTTTTGATTCCACGCCGTCTAAGAACTTCTCCTGCAAATTCTGGGGACTGGGCTCTGACGGGACAGTTGGCGCAAATAAGTCCGCAGTCAAAATTATCGGAGACCACACGGACTCCTATGTACAGGCATACTTTGCCTACGACGCCAAGAAGTCCGGCGGCGTCACGATTTCCCACTTGCGCTTTGGGCCTGAAAAAATCCAAGGCTCCTATCAGATCAAGGCAGCGAATTTCATTGCCTGCCACAATCAGGCGTATGTACATCAATACAATCTGATTGCGGACCTCAAGAAGGGCGGCAGCTTCCTGCTCAACACAATTTGGTCTGACGAGGAGCTGGAGAAAAATCTGCCCGCCTCGTTGAAACGGCAGATCTGGGAGAAAAAAGCGGCGTTTTATACGCTGGATGCCTTCAGCATTGCAAAGGACTTGGGGCTGGGCGGCAGAATCAATATGGTTATGCAGGCCGGCTTTTTCGCCCTTTGTCCCATTTTCCCACTGGAGGAGGCGATAGCCTATTTAAAGGCCGAGGTCAATAAGACATACGGCGCCAAAGGACAAGATGTGGTGGATATGAACTGCGCCGCCATTGACCAAGGAGCCCGGCGGATTCACCGGGTGGACGTGCCTGACACCTGGGCCCGTGCTGAGGATGCGGAGGAGGACAGCAGAGGAGCCGCCCCAGAATTTTTCCGCAAGGTACTCTTCAAAATGGGACGGCAGGAGGGCAACGAGCTTCCGGTTAGCGCTTTTGAGGGGCATGAGGATGGAAGCTGGGAGCAGAGTTATACCCGCTGGGAAAAGCGGGGGATTGCAATTGAGGTTCCCTGGTGGGATGCGGAGAAATGCATCCAGTGCAACCGCTGCGCTGCCGTTTGCTCCCACGCGGTGATTCGCCCAACACTGCTCAGCGGGGAAGAGGCCGCCGCTGCGCCGCAGGCATATCCCATCAAACGGGCCAACGGTTTTCAGAATCTACAGTATCATCTCTCTATTTCTGGAATGGACTGCACCGGCTGCGGCGTCTGTGTCAAGACATGCCCGGTTCAGGCGCTGGAGATGAGGCCGTTCGAGCCGATGCGGGAGGAGCTGAACCAGGCGTGGAACTATACGCTGGAACATGTAACGGAGAAGGAGATTTCCGCGGCGCAGAAGGCAACGGTCAAAGGCAGCCAGTTCCTCAAGCCCTATGTGGAGTTTTCCGGCGCGTGTGCCGGCTGCGGCGAGACTCCATATATCAAGCTTATTACCCAGCTCTACGGCGACCACATGCGCATCGCCAACTCCGCCGGCTGCACACACATTTGGGGAGGATCTCCGGAGATTCCTTTCTGCACCAATGAAAAGGGCCAGGGAGTGGCCTGGGCCAGTGGCCTTTTCGAGGACACGGCCGAGTACGGATACGGCATGATGCTCGGCACCAGTGCTGTACGCAAGTGGCTCAAATCACAGGTGGAGTATATGGCGCAGCGTGTTGAGGATGAAGAACTGCGCTGTGCGTCCGCTGAATGTTTGGCCCGTTTTGACGACAGCCACGGGACCCGCCAGCGGGCGGACCGCTTGATCGCCGCCATGGAGCGGCTGGGCACGGAGCAGGAACCCATCAGGACGGTCTATCAGCGCAGGGACTATCTCTTCAAACCGTCCCAGTGGATTGTGGGCGGCGACGGCTGGGCCTACGACATCGGCTATGGCGGTCTGGATCATGTGATCGCCTCCGGGGAAAACGTCAACATCATCTGCTTGGACACCGAGGTGTATTCCAATACCGGCGGACAGTCCTCCAAGGCGACGCCCACGGCGGCGGTGGCGCAGTTTGCCGCCTCCGGCAAAAAGACCAAAAAGAAGGACCTGGGCGTGATGTGCATGAGCTACGGTTATGTATATGTCGCGCAGGTGGCACTGGGTTACGACCCCCAACAGACACTCCTTGCGATCCGGGAAGCAGAGGCCTATGACGGCCCTTCTGTCATTATTGCATACGCTCCCTGCATCAACCACGGGATCAAAGGCGGGATGAGCAACGCACAGTTGCGGGCAAAACAAGCAGTGGAATGTGGTTACTGGCACTGCTACCGTTATCATCCGGAGCTGGGTACGCAGGGGAGAAACCCGTTCATCCTGGACTCTAAGGTTCCCACGGCGAGTTTCCGGGACTTCCTGATGGGCGAGGTACGATATAGCTCCCTGTATCGAAAGTTCCCAGAGACAGCAGACGCGCTGTTTGCAAAGGCGCAGAGAGACGCAGAGGAGCGGACGGCATATTACTGCAAGCTGGCCGGAAAGTAA